From Parus major isolate Abel chromosome 1A, Parus_major1.1, whole genome shotgun sequence, the proteins below share one genomic window:
- the LOC107204086 gene encoding arg8-vasotocin receptor-like produces MKNFSFPMQDNTHQTESPPPYSFLSLTNQSDPIGRPERDEQLAQVEIAVLGVIFLTASVGNFILILVLWRRRKKLSRMYVFMLHLSIADLVVAFFQVLPQLIWDITDVFIGPDFLCRIIKYLQLLGMFASTYMIVVMTVDRYQAVCYPMVTFQKKRALWNIPICTSWSIALILSLPQVFIFSKTEISPGVFECWGEFIQPWGPRAYVTWIFVVIFFIPSAILITCQVKICKIIRRNINVKKQNECEATNQNQVLPSRASSVNCISKAMIKTVKMTVVTVVAYVFCWSPFFIAQLWSVWFPSILTEGSAFTIIMLLGNLNSCANPWIYMYFCGQIPYCTNKQLENTSAQEESVFTGSIHLVDRDPEENSTSA; encoded by the exons AtgaagaatttttcatttcctatgCAGGATAACACACATCAGACCGAGAGTCCTCCTCCCTACAGTTTCCTGAGTTTGACAAATCAGTCAGATCCTATTGGAAGACCAGAAAGAGATGAGCAATTAGCTCAAGTAGAGATTGCTGTACTGGGGGTCATATTTCTGACAGCGTCTGTGGGCAATTTCATTCTCATACTGGTGCTGTGGCGAAGAAGAAAGAAGCTGTCTAGGATGTATGTGTTCATGCTTCACCTCAGCATTGCTGACTTAGTGGTAGCCTTTTTCCAAGTGCTGCCTCAACTCATATGGGATATTACAGATGTTTTCATAGGGCCAGATTTCTTGTGCAGAATTATCAAGTATCTACAATTGCTGGGCATGTTTGCCTCTACTTATATGATAGTGGTCATGACAGTGGACAGATATCAAGCTGTTTGCTACCCTATGGTCACTTTTCAAAAGAAGAGAGCTCTCTGGAACATCCCCATTTGCACCAGCTGGTCCATAGCACTGATTCTTAGCCTACCACAGGTATTTATCTTTTCTAAGACTGAAATATCTCCAGGTGTCTTTGAATGTTGGGGTGAATTTATTCAGCCTTGGGGCCCAAGGGCATATGTGACTTGGATTTTTGTAGTTATATTCTTCATTCCCTCAGCAATCCTTATCACATGCCAGGTCAAGATTTGCAAAATAAtcagaagaaatataaatgtgaaaaaacagaatgaatGTGAAGCAACAAATCAGAATCAAGTCCTGCCATCCCGAGCAAGCAGTGTGAACTGTATTTCAAAGGCTATGATCAAGACAGTAAAAATGACAGTGGTGACAGTTGTTGCATATGTTTTCTGCTGGTCCCCTTTCTTCATTGCGCAGCTGTGGTCCGTGTGGTTCCCCAGCATCCTGACCGAAG GTTCGGCATTCACCATTATAATGCTCCTTGGCAATCTGAATAGTTGTGCCAACCCATGGATTTACATGTATTTCTGTGGCCAGATTCCATATTGCACAAATAAGCAGCTGGAGAATACCTCGGCTCAAGAGGAATCGGTGTTCACAGGGAGCATTCATCTCGTAGACAGGGACCCTGAGGAAAACAGTACTTCTGCATAA